From Streptosporangium album, the proteins below share one genomic window:
- a CDS encoding YciI family protein has protein sequence MDFFCYHRDRPGSVALRDELLEEHWSYMDRYAKEMIARGPTLAGDGDTPTGSVHIVDLPDPVAARAFAFDEPNYQAGVYRDVLLRRWRNTLGRTMWDFPGGRAGGNRYLVLGLGTGQAADLAVPLNGDVLIAYGPLLSDDGATWLGTAALVRAPDPDTARAILTPDRYADIEVHNWQFGGRPS, from the coding sequence ATGGATTTCTTCTGCTACCACCGCGACCGGCCCGGCTCCGTAGCGCTGCGCGATGAGCTACTGGAAGAGCATTGGTCCTATATGGACCGGTACGCGAAGGAGATGATCGCCCGGGGCCCGACCCTCGCCGGCGACGGCGACACACCCACCGGCAGCGTGCACATCGTCGACCTTCCCGATCCCGTCGCCGCCCGTGCGTTCGCCTTCGACGAGCCGAACTACCAGGCTGGCGTATACCGGGACGTGCTGCTGCGACGGTGGCGCAACACGCTGGGGCGCACCATGTGGGATTTCCCCGGCGGCCGGGCCGGTGGCAACCGGTACCTGGTGCTTGGCCTCGGCACGGGGCAGGCTGCCGACCTCGCTGTGCCACTCAACGGGGACGTGCTGATCGCGTACGGGCCGCTGTTGTCCGACGACGGCGCCACCTGGCTGGGTACGGCGGCGCTGGTCCGGGCGCCGGACCCGGACACGGCACGCGCCATCCTGACCCCGGACCGGTACGCCGACATCGAGGTGCACAACTGGCAGTTCGGCGGGCGGCCGTCATGA
- a CDS encoding HEAT repeat domain-containing protein yields the protein MNALNGASARNEKLALVYAVALAATEQHGEPVTQAFQNVARDPDPAVRQSVIVATGYFPYPGLVDLVRQLRDSDPVDHVRKNAEILLNGLSGGNRLYDFPFIGLSLGASSCQFRGV from the coding sequence TTGAATGCGCTGAACGGGGCGAGCGCCCGGAACGAGAAACTGGCCCTTGTCTACGCTGTGGCACTTGCTGCCACGGAACAGCATGGAGAACCGGTAACCCAGGCATTCCAGAACGTCGCACGCGACCCCGACCCCGCAGTCCGCCAGTCTGTGATCGTCGCTACGGGTTACTTTCCCTACCCCGGCCTCGTCGATCTCGTCAGGCAGTTGCGTGACAGCGACCCCGTCGACCACGTCCGCAAGAACGCGGAAATCCTGCTGAACGGACTCTCCGGGGGAAACCGACTGTACGATTTCCCCTTTATTGGGCTTTCCCTCGGCGCCAGTTCGTGTCAATTTCGGGGCGTGTGA
- a CDS encoding BtrH N-terminal domain-containing protein: MIIEGVDVRGLQHCETTGLGVLLRQQGLELSEPMMFGLGAGLGFIYWDGKGMDFPFLGGRVKPFELTRNLAGRLGLDLEVRETASQRKAWQNVTEQIDAGWPVGLQLDSYHLDYFGSKVHFGGHIVAMYGYDDVAYLVDTDQQGGAVTTSLASLAKARAERGPMTAKNRSFTLTVPDQLPALRDVIVPAIKACAGDFLNPPIANLGYRGIEKTARQVEKWWDRSDDPARDLPQAALLMERAGTGGALFRNLYRDFLGECAHLRDDSALRTGHEMYGRAAGMWTEVAGLIAKAGESGDPTHLEQASTLLHDLSRLEHDAMQALAAIEV, encoded by the coding sequence TTGATCATCGAGGGTGTGGACGTGCGGGGTTTGCAGCATTGTGAGACGACGGGGCTGGGGGTGCTGCTGCGGCAACAGGGGCTGGAGTTGTCGGAGCCGATGATGTTCGGGCTCGGAGCTGGCTTGGGTTTCATCTACTGGGACGGCAAGGGAATGGATTTCCCGTTCCTGGGCGGCCGGGTCAAACCATTCGAGCTGACCAGGAACCTGGCCGGTCGGCTGGGACTGGACCTGGAGGTGCGGGAGACCGCCTCGCAGCGCAAGGCCTGGCAGAACGTCACCGAACAGATCGATGCGGGGTGGCCGGTGGGATTGCAGCTCGACAGCTACCACCTGGACTACTTCGGATCGAAAGTGCACTTCGGTGGCCACATCGTGGCCATGTACGGGTACGACGACGTCGCCTACCTGGTCGACACCGACCAGCAGGGCGGAGCGGTCACGACCAGCCTGGCCAGCCTGGCCAAGGCAAGGGCCGAGCGCGGCCCGATGACGGCGAAGAACCGGTCCTTCACCCTTACCGTCCCCGATCAGCTCCCCGCCCTGCGAGACGTCATCGTCCCGGCGATCAAGGCCTGCGCGGGGGACTTCCTCAATCCGCCCATCGCCAACCTCGGCTACCGGGGCATTGAGAAGACCGCCCGACAGGTCGAGAAGTGGTGGGACCGCAGCGACGACCCCGCCCGGGACCTGCCGCAGGCGGCGCTGCTGATGGAGCGCGCCGGGACAGGCGGTGCCCTGTTCCGCAACCTTTACCGAGACTTCCTCGGCGAATGCGCACACCTCCGTGACGACAGCGCGCTGCGTACCGGCCACGAGATGTACGGACGCGCCGCTGGGATGTGGACCGAGGTCGCCGGCCTGATCGCCAAGGCTGGTGAATCCGGCGATCCCACACACCTCGAACAGGCCAGCACGCTCCTCCATGACCTTTCGCGGCTTGAGCACGACGCCATGCAGGCGCTGGCCGCTATCGAGGTGTGA
- a CDS encoding winged helix-turn-helix domain-containing protein, protein MSEKSAYAWRGPAAHGWSDQRWTLARITQVIGELFGVSYTLRGLDYLLHRIGWSAQVPVHRAAERDEEQIAAWVAQVWPQICADAAGRHAWILFEDESGQSLRPPKGRTWAPVGKTPVVKVSGKGSGRVSIAGYRPPHASANS, encoded by the coding sequence GTGAGTGAGAAGTCGGCCTATGCCTGGCGCGGCCCGGCCGCCCACGGCTGGAGCGATCAGCGCTGGACCCTGGCGCGGATCACGCAGGTGATCGGTGAGCTGTTCGGGGTGTCCTACACCCTGCGCGGGCTGGATTACCTGCTGCATCGCATCGGCTGGAGCGCGCAGGTGCCGGTTCATCGGGCGGCCGAGCGCGATGAGGAACAGATCGCGGCCTGGGTGGCGCAGGTCTGGCCACAGATCTGCGCCGACGCCGCCGGACGCCACGCCTGGATCCTCTTCGAAGACGAGAGCGGTCAGAGCCTGCGCCCACCCAAGGGCCGTACCTGGGCGCCGGTCGGCAAAACGCCGGTCGTCAAGGTCTCGGGCAAGGGCTCGGGCAGGGTCTCGATCGCCGGATACCGGCCGCCCCACGCCTCGGCGAACTCGTAG
- a CDS encoding DUF2690 domain-containing protein, with the protein MKIRMVAAALLAASATLLATSPANALDYTGKDPYKSGCARSARVLKTADLITYADKKDVGDVKLMWSSTCKTSWGEVEVSPQADVSILVATDLKERGKTSYVKLKKGRGGRHWGPMLSVLRGRCTYAWAEARTGSYAKDVGLGDTDMVCRR; encoded by the coding sequence GTGAAGATCCGGATGGTTGCGGCAGCGCTGCTCGCGGCCTCGGCTACGCTGCTCGCGACTTCACCCGCGAACGCCCTCGACTACACAGGCAAGGACCCGTACAAGTCCGGCTGTGCCCGTTCCGCGCGCGTGCTCAAGACGGCCGACCTGATCACCTACGCCGACAAGAAGGACGTCGGCGACGTCAAGCTCATGTGGTCGAGCACGTGCAAGACCAGCTGGGGCGAGGTCGAGGTCTCCCCGCAGGCGGACGTGAGCATCCTGGTCGCCACCGATCTCAAGGAGAGGGGGAAGACGTCCTACGTGAAACTGAAGAAGGGCAGGGGTGGTCGTCACTGGGGCCCCATGCTGTCCGTGCTCCGTGGCCGATGCACGTACGCGTGGGCCGAGGCGAGGACCGGTTCCTACGCGAAGGACGTCGGGCTCGGCGACACCGACATGGTCTGCCGCCGCTGA
- a CDS encoding sigma factor: protein MTDDSQRFTSMYDECRQRVWAYVVSRAGRQVADEVVSETFAIAWRRLDDVPEPALPWLLGVARNVLRDNIRAEVRRDALGAELRSWTEGDVAEQVTERLSVLRALTELPEDDREVLILTAWQGLSPRAAAHGAARQPDTAGAYWHTVSVSRNLFTAADADYTVVNREQNEGWTPSATGGEQWSRTRSLGAEPATPEDEAAWKQAGSPAEIPVTVPGKRGAKLTLSTEPGDAQDGHAPLVDGDKVFWLGRNVTMKDLRGLPSDPAGLKAWLLRSYEGHGTESSSDPMSSDAWLFAVTVGLFTDMPITPQVRGAAFQMLADLKTIKVVRDVTDAEGRTGTAVAIEERVKANATAKDDGGILQTRLIFDETTGQALARESVVVRPGGLQAAFAPGTVWNSEAVLEAGWTDGKPAA from the coding sequence GTGACGGACGATTCGCAGCGATTCACCAGCATGTACGACGAGTGCCGGCAGCGCGTGTGGGCCTACGTGGTCAGCCGCGCGGGACGGCAGGTGGCGGACGAGGTGGTGAGCGAGACGTTCGCGATCGCCTGGCGGCGGCTGGACGACGTGCCGGAGCCCGCTCTGCCGTGGCTCCTCGGCGTGGCCCGCAACGTGCTGCGCGACAACATCCGGGCGGAGGTCCGGCGGGACGCGCTCGGCGCCGAGCTGCGGTCCTGGACCGAGGGCGACGTCGCCGAGCAGGTCACGGAGCGGCTCAGCGTGCTCAGGGCACTGACCGAGCTGCCCGAGGACGACAGGGAGGTCCTGATCCTGACCGCCTGGCAGGGACTCTCCCCCCGGGCGGCGGCCCACGGGGCGGCCCGCCAGCCGGACACGGCCGGCGCCTACTGGCACACCGTGTCCGTGAGCCGGAACCTGTTCACGGCCGCCGACGCGGACTACACCGTCGTGAATCGGGAGCAGAACGAGGGCTGGACCCCGTCGGCGACCGGCGGGGAGCAGTGGAGCCGGACGCGGTCACTCGGGGCGGAGCCCGCGACCCCGGAGGACGAGGCGGCCTGGAAGCAGGCCGGCTCTCCGGCCGAGATCCCCGTCACGGTGCCCGGCAAGCGGGGGGCCAAGCTCACCCTGTCGACCGAGCCGGGGGACGCCCAGGACGGCCACGCCCCCCTCGTCGACGGGGACAAGGTGTTCTGGCTGGGCCGCAACGTCACCATGAAGGACCTGCGCGGCCTGCCGTCGGACCCGGCCGGCCTCAAGGCCTGGCTGCTGCGCTCGTACGAGGGGCACGGCACCGAGTCGTCGAGCGACCCGATGTCGTCGGACGCCTGGCTGTTCGCCGTCACGGTCGGGCTGTTCACCGACATGCCGATCACCCCGCAGGTGCGTGGCGCGGCCTTCCAGATGCTCGCCGACCTCAAGACCATCAAGGTCGTCCGTGACGTCACCGACGCGGAGGGCCGCACCGGCACCGCGGTCGCGATCGAGGAACGGGTCAAGGCGAACGCGACCGCCAAGGACGACGGCGGGATCCTGCAGACGAGGCTGATCTTCGACGAGACGACCGGGCAGGCGCTGGCCAGGGAGAGCGTCGTCGTGCGGCCGGGCGGCCTGCAGGCCGCATTCGCGCCGGGCACGGTGTGGAACTCCGAGGCCGTCCTCGAAGCCGGCTGGACCGACGGAAAGCCCGCCGCCTGA
- a CDS encoding HAMP domain-containing sensor histidine kinase, whose translation MTRGDRAGGGGSGRRTPRLPIWVRGLRARLVVVFVLLAGLSALTAAGLIYRQAHDLMLRRTEWSVVNEFRLRVATLTENMQHPPDRAALQRLANGVAPSFLQATGAAAYRDSGLIASGDDTGPITPALRRTVVARNRLFHQRVITSGTPYLVVGTPVMLGKRTEPSGVEVYLVTPLSKEEGDEDALVAAARNGVIPVLVLAVVFALVAARGVLRPVRDLDRAARRLGSGELDTRLKVSGGDELARLVKTFNATAVALETNVSELRGMEVKARRFAADVSHELRTPLASILAMADMFEEEAGRLESDLEKAARLMNLEVGRLVRLVEDLMEISRFDAGAATLILDDIDVADAIRACLRTRGWTGRVELDLPPGVRIRMDPRRFDVIMANLVGNALDHGAPPVTVRLRADGPGGADDLRGADGPGGVGGVVIEVQDAGDGVDPRVLPHVFDRFSKADAARVRSDGSGLGLAIARENARLHGGSIEVANRAGGGAVFTVSLPRRAEATGPSPAVEER comes from the coding sequence GTGACCCGCGGAGATCGGGCGGGTGGGGGCGGCTCCGGGCGGCGGACACCGCGACTCCCCATCTGGGTGCGCGGGCTCAGAGCCCGGCTGGTGGTCGTCTTCGTTCTCCTCGCGGGACTCAGCGCCCTGACCGCCGCCGGGCTGATCTACCGGCAGGCGCACGACCTCATGCTGAGGCGCACGGAGTGGTCGGTCGTCAACGAGTTCCGGCTGCGCGTCGCGACCCTCACCGAGAACATGCAGCACCCGCCGGACCGCGCGGCGCTGCAACGGCTCGCCAACGGGGTCGCACCCTCGTTCCTGCAGGCGACCGGCGCCGCCGCCTACCGCGATTCGGGGTTGATCGCCTCAGGGGACGACACCGGCCCGATCACCCCTGCGCTGCGCCGTACCGTCGTCGCGCGAAATCGCCTGTTCCACCAGCGCGTGATCACCTCCGGCACCCCCTACCTCGTGGTCGGCACGCCGGTGATGCTGGGCAAGCGGACGGAGCCGTCGGGTGTGGAGGTCTACCTGGTGACCCCGCTCAGCAAGGAGGAGGGGGACGAGGACGCGCTGGTCGCGGCGGCACGCAACGGGGTGATCCCCGTCCTGGTGCTGGCCGTGGTGTTCGCCCTCGTGGCGGCGCGGGGTGTGCTGCGCCCGGTGCGCGACCTCGACCGGGCCGCCCGCAGGCTCGGCTCGGGTGAGCTGGACACGCGCCTGAAGGTGAGCGGCGGCGACGAGCTGGCCAGGCTGGTGAAGACCTTCAACGCCACGGCCGTCGCCCTGGAGACCAATGTGTCCGAACTGCGCGGCATGGAGGTCAAGGCCCGCCGGTTCGCCGCCGACGTGTCCCACGAGCTGCGCACCCCGCTGGCGTCCATCCTGGCGATGGCGGACATGTTCGAGGAGGAGGCCGGCCGCCTCGAAAGCGACCTGGAAAAAGCGGCCCGCCTGATGAACCTGGAGGTGGGCAGGCTGGTCCGGCTCGTCGAGGACCTCATGGAGATCTCCCGGTTCGACGCCGGGGCGGCGACGCTCATCCTGGACGACATCGATGTGGCGGACGCGATCCGCGCCTGCCTGCGCACCCGGGGCTGGACCGGCCGTGTCGAGCTGGATCTCCCCCCGGGGGTACGGATCCGGATGGACCCCCGCCGCTTCGACGTGATCATGGCCAATCTCGTCGGCAACGCGCTCGACCACGGCGCGCCCCCGGTCACCGTACGGCTGCGAGCCGACGGTCCGGGCGGAGCGGACGATCTGAGGGGAGCGGACGGTCCGGGCGGAGTGGGCGGCGTCGTCATCGAGGTCCAGGACGCGGGCGACGGGGTGGACCCGCGCGTCCTCCCGCACGTCTTCGACCGCTTCTCCAAGGCCGACGCGGCACGGGTGCGATCGGACGGGAGCGGTCTCGGCCTGGCCATCGCCCGTGAGAACGCGCGCCTGCACGGCGGCTCGATCGAGGTGGCCAACCGGGCCGGGGGAGGAGCGGTGTTCACGGTCTCCCTGCCGCGCCGCGCGGAGGCCACCGGACCTTCCCCGGCCGTGGAGGAGCGATGA
- a CDS encoding response regulator transcription factor, with protein sequence MARVMLIEDDPSVREGLRLSLGRHGHDVEVARTGEDGLRRLLVAPADIVVLDLMLPGLDGFEVCRRIRAGGPTPIVMLTARGDDLDVVSGLEAGADDYVVKPVRPRVLEARIRAVLRRGGPATAAAAGQETYGELTIDRGALTVSKAGVPIVLPPMELRLLLELSAANSQVFSRQQLLESVWELDFLGDSRLVDACVQRLRTKIEDIPSRPRYIQTVRGFGYRFGPL encoded by the coding sequence GTGGCCAGAGTGATGCTGATCGAGGACGACCCGTCCGTACGGGAAGGGCTGCGCCTGTCACTCGGCCGGCACGGACACGACGTCGAGGTCGCCCGGACAGGTGAGGACGGGCTGCGGCGGCTGCTCGTCGCTCCGGCGGACATCGTCGTGCTCGACCTGATGCTCCCCGGGCTCGACGGATTCGAGGTGTGCCGCCGGATCCGCGCCGGCGGGCCCACGCCCATCGTCATGCTCACGGCCCGCGGCGACGATCTCGACGTCGTCAGCGGCCTTGAGGCGGGGGCCGACGACTACGTGGTCAAACCGGTCCGGCCGCGCGTGCTGGAGGCGCGGATCCGCGCGGTGCTGCGGCGCGGAGGCCCGGCGACGGCCGCCGCGGCCGGGCAGGAGACGTACGGCGAGCTGACGATCGACCGTGGCGCGCTCACCGTCTCCAAGGCCGGTGTCCCGATCGTCCTACCGCCGATGGAGCTACGGCTCCTGCTGGAGCTGTCGGCGGCGAACAGCCAGGTGTTCAGCCGCCAGCAGCTCCTGGAGTCGGTCTGGGAACTCGATTTCCTGGGCGACTCCCGGCTGGTCGACGCGTGCGTGCAGCGGCTCCGGACGAAGATCGAGGACATCCCGTCCAGGCCCCGCTACATCCAGACCGTCCGCGGGTTCGGCTACCGGTTCGGGCCCCTGTGA
- a CDS encoding class F sortase, translating to MTGGRHALGVAAAAVTLTGAVLVSCGLLPQEGPPAPPAVSARDVPSAVSQAVRASSSPTGGSRSSASSAGPALGRSEPRHLDIPKLGVHVPLGRLGLNPDGTVQVPPVERPEQAGWYSRGVTPGERGAAVILGHVDGGGRRGVFYDLGRLRGGDTLSVGRADGSAATFVVESVEQVAKSGFPSRRVYGPLDHAGLRLVTCGGTFDRRTGHYTGNVIVYARLA from the coding sequence GTGACCGGCGGCCGCCATGCCCTGGGCGTGGCGGCCGCCGCCGTCACGCTGACCGGTGCCGTGCTCGTGAGCTGTGGGCTCCTGCCCCAGGAGGGCCCCCCGGCTCCGCCGGCCGTGAGCGCACGGGATGTGCCCTCGGCCGTGTCGCAGGCCGTACGGGCGAGTTCTTCCCCGACCGGTGGCAGCCGGTCCTCCGCGTCCTCGGCCGGTCCCGCTCTCGGCCGCTCCGAGCCGCGCCACCTGGACATCCCGAAGCTCGGCGTCCACGTGCCCCTCGGCCGGCTCGGCCTCAACCCGGACGGCACGGTGCAGGTCCCCCCGGTCGAGCGTCCCGAGCAGGCGGGCTGGTACTCGCGCGGGGTCACTCCCGGCGAGCGCGGGGCGGCGGTGATCCTCGGGCACGTCGACGGAGGGGGACGCCGGGGCGTCTTCTACGACCTCGGACGCCTGCGCGGCGGGGACACCCTCTCCGTCGGCCGCGCGGACGGCTCGGCCGCCACCTTCGTGGTCGAGTCGGTCGAGCAGGTCGCCAAGAGCGGTTTCCCCTCCCGGCGCGTGTACGGCCCGCTCGACCACGCGGGCCTGCGCCTGGTGACCTGCGGCGGCACGTTCGACAGGCGGACCGGCCACTACACGGGCAACGTCATCGTCTACGCGCGTCTCGCCTGA
- a CDS encoding tyrosine-protein phosphatase, with protein sequence MDDRHLGWDGCYNVRDLGGLRTAGGRVTRWGAVVRSDAPDQLSPAGWSALAAHGVRTVIDLRNDHERPAGVKAGAAGVDIVHVPLEDLTDTAFWDHWGKGLYGTPLYYRPFLDRFPERCATAVAAVARARPGGVLIHCAAGRDRTGLVTLLLLALAGAAHEDIVSDYELSTERLRPLFAALGKEDQDIAIRRLLAAENTSARATVLAVLESLDAEAYLRAAGLGDEDLAAVRARILTPAATR encoded by the coding sequence ATGGACGATCGTCATCTCGGCTGGGACGGCTGCTACAACGTCCGCGACCTCGGCGGTCTCCGTACCGCCGGGGGGCGCGTGACCCGATGGGGGGCGGTCGTCCGCTCGGACGCCCCCGACCAGCTGAGCCCGGCGGGCTGGTCGGCACTGGCCGCGCACGGTGTCCGCACGGTCATCGACCTGCGCAACGACCACGAACGCCCGGCAGGGGTGAAGGCCGGCGCGGCCGGGGTCGACATCGTGCACGTCCCGCTGGAGGACCTGACCGACACCGCGTTCTGGGACCACTGGGGCAAGGGGCTGTACGGCACGCCGCTGTACTACCGGCCCTTCCTCGACCGCTTCCCGGAACGGTGCGCCACCGCCGTGGCGGCCGTCGCCCGCGCCCGGCCCGGCGGCGTCCTCATCCACTGCGCCGCGGGCCGTGACCGTACGGGGCTCGTCACCCTGTTGCTGCTCGCGCTGGCCGGAGCCGCGCACGAGGACATCGTCTCCGACTACGAGCTGAGCACCGAGCGCCTGCGGCCGCTCTTCGCCGCGCTGGGGAAGGAAGACCAGGACATCGCCATCCGGAGGCTCCTCGCGGCCGAGAACACCTCCGCCCGCGCCACCGTACTCGCCGTGCTGGAGTCTCTCGACGCCGAGGCCTACCTGCGGGCGGCGGGCCTCGGCGACGAGGATCTCGCGGCGGTCCGCGCCAGGATTCTCACACCGGCGGCCACCCGGTGA
- a CDS encoding alpha/beta fold hydrolase, translating to MSQDTTSPTTTPVRAGLDIAGRRLSYLDFGGTGRPLVALHGHMSEGASFAGLAAALAPEWRVIALDQRGHGESDRAADYSREGYIADVVALLDHLGLDRPVVLGHSLGAVNAYQLAARHPGRVGAVVNAEGPASFGLDGPNPLAFVLALPYEAPTREALIEGLGQAAPFFGDALRENPDGTWRLPFHPQDMVDSEELVHGDHWSDWLASTCPALLVRGTKGVIPAEQAHAMVERRPGTHLAELEADHFVYAGDPEGFATAVRAFLRSLDSVD from the coding sequence ATGAGCCAGGACACCACCTCCCCGACGACCACTCCCGTACGGGCCGGGCTGGACATCGCGGGCCGTCGCCTGTCCTACCTCGACTTCGGCGGGACCGGTCGCCCTCTTGTCGCCCTGCACGGCCACATGTCCGAAGGGGCGAGCTTCGCCGGCCTGGCCGCCGCGCTGGCCCCCGAGTGGCGGGTCATCGCCCTCGACCAGCGCGGCCACGGCGAGTCCGACCGGGCGGCCGACTACTCCCGCGAGGGTTACATCGCCGACGTCGTGGCCCTGCTCGACCACCTCGGCCTCGACCGGCCCGTGGTCCTGGGGCACTCGCTCGGCGCCGTCAACGCCTACCAGCTCGCCGCCCGCCACCCCGGCCGGGTCGGCGCCGTCGTCAACGCGGAGGGGCCGGCCTCCTTCGGCCTCGACGGCCCCAACCCGCTCGCCTTCGTGCTCGCCCTGCCGTACGAGGCGCCCACCCGCGAGGCGCTGATCGAAGGGCTGGGCCAGGCCGCCCCCTTCTTCGGCGACGCCCTCCGCGAGAACCCCGACGGCACCTGGCGCCTGCCCTTCCACCCCCAGGACATGGTCGACTCCGAGGAGCTGGTCCACGGCGACCACTGGAGCGACTGGCTCGCGAGCACCTGCCCGGCGCTCCTGGTGCGCGGCACCAAGGGCGTCATCCCCGCCGAGCAGGCCCACGCCATGGTCGAGCGGCGCCCCGGCACCCACCTCGCCGAGCTGGAGGCCGACCACTTCGTCTACGCGGGCGACCCCGAGGGCTTCGCCACCGCCGTCCGCGCGTTCCTCCGGTCCCTGGACTCCGTCGACTGA
- a CDS encoding TetR/AcrR family transcriptional regulator: MGNREDLLAGARRCLEEKGWARTTVRDISAASGGVSMAAIGYHFGSREALLNAAIIQALDEWGNETGRTLAAYGDPGSSPAEQYEAMWTQMIESFTEHRKLWLATIEAILQAEHSSELRKYLADSQKEGRRGVAGILRGVPEDELSDSTVRTVGSVQMALLSGVMMQWLTDPEQSPSGPEVVAGLRDLVASIDPAGSPPRTVRR; the protein is encoded by the coding sequence ATGGGAAATCGTGAGGATCTGCTCGCCGGCGCCAGGCGCTGCCTGGAGGAGAAGGGCTGGGCGCGGACGACCGTCCGCGACATCTCGGCCGCCTCCGGAGGGGTCAGCATGGCGGCCATCGGCTACCACTTCGGTTCCCGGGAGGCACTGCTGAACGCGGCGATCATCCAGGCGCTCGACGAGTGGGGGAACGAGACCGGCCGCACGCTGGCCGCCTACGGTGACCCGGGCTCCTCCCCCGCGGAGCAGTACGAGGCCATGTGGACGCAGATGATCGAGTCGTTCACCGAGCATCGGAAGCTCTGGCTCGCCACCATCGAGGCGATCCTGCAGGCCGAGCACTCATCCGAGCTGCGAAAATACCTGGCCGACAGCCAGAAGGAAGGGCGCCGAGGGGTGGCGGGGATCCTGCGGGGGGTCCCGGAGGACGAGCTCTCCGACTCCACGGTGCGGACCGTCGGCTCGGTGCAGATGGCGCTGCTCTCCGGCGTCATGATGCAGTGGCTGACCGACCCCGAGCAGTCACCGTCCGGACCCGAGGTGGTGGCCGGGCTGCGCGACCTCGTGGCGAGCATCGACCCGGCCGGCTCCCCGCCCCGGACGGTCCGACGGTGA
- a CDS encoding DUF4262 domain-containing protein, which produces MFDQHVCHCLLCVERDVELDEIDHSTMRHVRERGWGVIMVPEDEDGPGWAFTVGLWHTFRSPEAAMFGLRVDVMQNCLNTLADGVAAGRHLVDGQERDDVIRNYSVVARSVDTSWYRSLFGMALHFYQEPPLPFMEIVWPDADGRFPWDADATPKLRELQPTLWIPKDDHAPGPWTKLP; this is translated from the coding sequence ATGTTCGACCAGCATGTATGCCACTGTCTCCTGTGCGTTGAACGCGACGTGGAGCTCGACGAGATCGATCACAGCACGATGCGGCACGTCCGGGAACGCGGTTGGGGCGTCATCATGGTCCCGGAGGACGAGGACGGTCCGGGGTGGGCGTTCACCGTCGGGCTGTGGCACACGTTCCGCTCACCCGAGGCGGCGATGTTCGGACTCCGGGTGGACGTGATGCAGAACTGCCTGAACACCCTCGCCGACGGAGTCGCGGCCGGTCGTCATCTCGTCGACGGCCAGGAGCGGGACGACGTCATCAGGAACTACTCGGTCGTCGCGAGGAGCGTTGACACGAGCTGGTACCGATCGCTGTTCGGCATGGCGTTGCACTTCTACCAGGAGCCGCCGCTGCCCTTCATGGAGATCGTGTGGCCCGACGCCGACGGCCGGTTCCCCTGGGACGCCGACGCGACACCGAAGCTGCGCGAGCTCCAGCCGACGTTGTGGATTCCGAAGGACGACCACGCCCCGGGGCCGTGGACGAAACTGCCCTGA
- a CDS encoding RNA polymerase sigma factor, translating into MGPPDPKQRFEEIYDAHYPDLLAYVRRRTDSPDDAADALAETFTTAWRRMDDIPQGHDARLWLYGVARRVLANRRREETRRSALAVRLRAELTVWAENAVEEDPDGVRAAFRRLSPEDRELLSLVSWEGLSSEEIAKVLGCSRGAVRLRLHRARKRLARELTSAGYDMTRYGSRAVALAKGQL; encoded by the coding sequence GTGGGCCCCCCTGACCCGAAGCAGCGCTTCGAGGAGATCTATGACGCGCACTACCCGGATCTCCTCGCCTACGTGCGGCGGCGCACCGATTCCCCCGACGACGCGGCCGACGCGCTCGCCGAGACGTTCACCACGGCCTGGCGCCGGATGGACGACATCCCCCAGGGACACGACGCCCGGCTCTGGCTGTACGGCGTGGCCCGGCGGGTCCTGGCCAACCGGCGGCGGGAGGAGACCCGGCGGAGCGCGCTGGCCGTACGGCTCCGCGCGGAGCTGACCGTCTGGGCCGAGAACGCCGTCGAGGAGGACCCCGACGGGGTCCGCGCGGCGTTCCGGCGGCTGAGCCCCGAGGACCGGGAGCTGCTCTCCCTGGTGAGCTGGGAGGGCCTGAGCTCCGAGGAGATCGCGAAGGTGCTGGGCTGCTCGCGCGGCGCCGTACGCCTCCGGCTGCACCGGGCCCGCAAACGGCTCGCCCGGGAGCTGACCTCCGCGGGATACGACATGACCAGGTACGGCTCGCGCGCGGTGGCGCTGGCGAAGGGACAGCTGTGA